The region GGCCTTTCTTCAACTGGCGTGCGCGTGACCGTTCCAGCGACAGACGTGGGTCATCCGGGTTGAGCTTGCTGTCAGATGCTTGCCCGCCTTGGTATTGCGATTCTGTCATTATTTACCCCTACCCCACCCTTGCAATCCTGACCACATCGGCAGCATCACTGCCTACTCGCAATTCGGCGGTGGAGAACAGCCGGTCGACGATGTAATGCCCATTCCTGACCCGGTAATTGACCATCTGGCTCTGCCCATTCCGTGCCGTCACAAACAGTGCCGGGGCTTCACCTTGCTGGAATCCAGACGGGAAGCGGATAAAGACCCGTCGCCCGTCATCAAACACCCGTGTGGGTGTCCAGTGCGGGTTGCCCTGGCGTGCTTCCACCCGGTAGGCAAAGTTGAGGTTGTCGAGGTCAACACTGGGAGGGGCTGGCTGGCGCAAGGCTTGCGCCCTGAGCCTGTCCAGGGATGCCCGCTGAACCCGTTGCGGGTACTGCCAACTGACCGCCGCCATGTAGGTTTCCTTGTGGCTGGTCAGTTCCAGCAGGTAAGTGCGTCGGTTGGTGTTGATGACCAAGGTGGTAGCAAGGCCAGATGCTACCGGCTTGATCAGCACATGCTGTTGGGGCAGGCCATCCTGCACTGATTTGTTGACCCCCAACACCCAGCGCACGGTGTCACCTGCTGCGGGTTTGCCAATGATTTCTTCCCCCGGTTCAAGCTGGATGTCGGTCAGGCGCAAGGGGGCAGTATGGATTTGGTACAAAGCCCCGCTGGTGTAGCCATAGTTCATGATGGCATTGGTATAGCTTGCCTCATCCGGGGATTGACGCGCACTCTGGTTGGCATCCTCAATGGCTTGCAGGGGGCCGCTGGCGTGTTTGGCCTTGCGCTTTGCCTTGGGTTTGGTGACGGGTTTCGGTGGTGGTTCTGGTGTCCAGCCGGTGGCGGCAGGCTCGTGGGTATACGTGGCTTGCTCCGGTTCGGCTGCTGCTGCCATTGCCGCCTGCACTTCTGGCAAGGGCAGGCCATTGCCATAGCGGAAACTCCCCGAACGGGAAAACTCCCTGTTGCTGGATGACGGCTGGGTATCCAGCATGGCACATCCGTGCATCAGGGCGGAGGCGGTAACGATCAGGGTCAGCTTTGTTGTATCCATAAAGTGTCTGCTTCCAAACCGGAAAATCAAAGGGGTAACTGGCGATAAGACAACCTACTCCGCCTGTGTCCAGCTAAACGAATCAATGTACATACCGATGGGGTTCACCTTGAGTTGTGCATCGGTGGTGGGTTCCTGGAAGGTCAGGTTGAAAATGCCCTTCCATTTGTGTGTGCCGTTATTGCCGCCACGGGTGTTCCAGTAAGTCTCTTCCCATTCCGCACTCCAGGAGTTCTCGGAAATCGGGATCAGGGTCAGGTTGTTGAGGGTAATGCGCTCTTCCTTCATGCGGTCGGTCGGCACGTACTTGCGGGCGTAATCACTCAGCATATTGGCGGCAGCCGGTGTCACCAGTGCATAGGCATCTTCCCACTGGCGCTTGACCACGATGGGGTCAGCCGGGAGGGAGCGCACATCTTCGATGAAGCGGGTCAGGTGGTATTTGCGCGAGGCTTCATTGACCTTGTATTGCACCCCGGAGGTTCCAGCCTCCCCCTGGTAGGCTGCGTGTCCCAGCTTGTCCACTTCAATCACATGGATGGCTTTCTTGGGTAAGGTGCCGAGGTACACCATCCCCAGCATGGACAGCATCAGCAAACCCAGCAGGAAGAATGACAGGTAGCGCCAGTTCAGCGCCTGCATCCGCGCACTGCCATAGCGGTCATCCCATTCCATCCGGGCTTTCAGGTAACGGTCAAGCTCCTGCTTTTCCCGCCCAAGGTCGTGCTGTACGTTGTGTGTGGTCATGGTGTCCCTTGTCTGGTTATGTCCATCATCCTGGCTTTAAATACCTTCTTTTCCTGCCAGCCCTACAGGCTGGCCTGCATCCCGCCGCTGGGGTGTGCCTCATGCGGGACACGGTGTCCGGTTGTCAGCAATTTACCCGCCCAGCCCGGACGGGTTGCCGGGGCATTACCCGCTGTCAGTGGTGCGCCCGTCATGGCGCTATAACTTTCCGCCTTGCCCTGTTGCCAGGCAGAGCGCACCCCTTGGGTCATGCGCTGGGTACTGCTCCTGACCAGACTCTCCCCCGCACCTGCCACACCCCCCAGCACTTTTTGTCCGGCATTGCCGTGGGTAAAAGCACTGCCCCGCTGGTAGCCTGCGGTGGCATTCCCGGCAAGGCGTGCCGTTGCTCCGGCAGCCGCACGGGTAGCGCCCAAGGCTGTGCCGACGGCAGCACTCCCGGCAGCCATGCCGACCATGCTGTTCTGGGTGGCCGTGCCTGCGGACAGTGACGGCGAGCCTGACACCAGCCCGGCAGCGACACCGGGGGCATTCCATGACAGCAGGGCGATTGCCCAGGCAATCACCATCACCGAGAAAATTTCATTCCACTCCACATTCCCGTCCACCACCGTGAAGGTCAGTGAACCCGTCAGGGTCGGTTCCGTCACGGAGAGGATGAAAGCCAGCACCATCAGGCGCACCCCGTAGTTCACCACCCCGCCCAGGGTTTTCTCGGCGATGAACTTGGTGTGCTTGTTGATGCCAAACGGCAACAGGATGGCGGACAGCCCCATGAACAGGTAAAACTCCAGCACCGTCAGGAAAACCTGGATGGCGACGATGGCAAAAGCAATCAGAATGATGAAAGCTGAAATCCACAGGATGATGACCTGCCCGACCTGATCCCAGTCGTCCATGGTTTCAATCATGGTCATGATCGGGGTGATGGCATTGACACCGGCAGTGAATATCCGGCTGGGGTCAAGGATGATGGCATGGCCACCCGCCGCACCCCCTGCCCCACTGATCCCCGCATCCACCATTGAGTAGACGAAGACCGGGGCGAGGGCTGCAAAGTTTGTCACCAGCCACAACCAGAACATCATGAACAGCAGCTTCTTGATGACATCCATGGTTTGGGCATTGCCACCCAATGCCCACCACAAGGCCACCAGCACCAGTTCAATGCCTGCCAGCACCCACAGCAAGGCTTGCCCGCCGTTTGCCCAAATCAGCCCATAGGCCGCATTGAATACAGTCAGGAACTGGTTCAGCGAGTTGGTGAGGATGGCGGTGTCCATGCAGTACCCCGGTTACGGCAGGTGGGATAACGGGGCAGTGTCATACTCTGCCTTACCGAGGTTTTGCATCATTTTGGTCTTGCGTGCGCGGGCTGCTTCACGGGATTTCTCCTGTTGTGCGGCAAGTGCTGCTTCCAGACGCCCATTGGCTGCCAGCAATTGCAGCGAGTCATTCATCTGTTGTGCCAGTATCCCCATGCTCTGGTTCAGGAGCTGGAGCTGGCGCACTTCCCCATCCGCCGTCTGGCTCTCCGCCAACAGGGCATTGACGTTGGTGACGTTGAGGGCAGCCCGTTGCACGATACCTTGGGCGGTCATGGCCTCAATCGTGGCATTGTCGATTTCGGTACTCCATTCATCCAGCTTGTTGCCAAAGTTGCTGAAGTCGTAGTTGTCCCAACTGGCTTGATCTGGGAACAGGGTGTTGAACTCGTTCTGGATATTGCCTACCGATTGGGAAACCTGTGTCAGTGTCCCCAGGGTATTTTGCATCTCCTGCAATTGCCCGTTGAGGCCACCTGCCACACTGGCGTACTGGCTGCCACCGAGGGTTTGCAGGGTCTGTGCCATCTGGTTGATCTGCTGGATCTGGTTCTGGATTTGGGTGACGGCATGGGTCACTTGCAACAGGCTTTGGGTCAGGTTGCCGTAATCAACCACGGGCAAGGCTGCCCTGCCTTGGGTACTGGTTAATACCAGCAGTGCTACCGCCAGCATCAGCACCTTCAGGTTGAACGTCCTGTTCATGCAGCTTTCCTCCGTGGTGGTTCGAGCAGCTCCACTGCCCAGTCCAGATGGTTGTACTTAAGGATGGCGGCAGCCCAGCGGCTGGCTGGCAACTTCTTTTCGATGGTATCGAGGAACACTTGCTGTTTGGGGTTGGAGAACCCAGCAAATGCCAGTGCAACCGGCCCCATATCAAGGGTAAACAAGCGCCTGCCCTTGATGCTGCGGTAGTAGTAATCCCGTTTCTGTTGGGCGTTGGCAATAATGTGCAGTTCGGCATCCGTCAGGCCGAAGGTTTTGTAATACTTCGCCACCTCTGGGACGGTGGCTTCCGCATCGGGGAGGAAAATCCGGGTTGGGCAGGCGCTGATAATGGTGGGGCTGATGCTGGATTCCGCCGCATCCGCCGGTTCCTGGGTGGCAAACACCACGTACACGTTGCGTTTGCGCAGGGTTTTCAACCAGCTTTGCAGGCGGCTGGCAAAAATGCCGTGGCGCAGGAATAGCCAGCACTCGTCCAGCACCAGCAGGGTTGGGCGGCCGTCAAAGCGTTTTTCGATACGGTGGAACAGGTAAGACAAGGTGGGGATGACAACCTGTTCCCCCATCTCCATCACATGGGTCATCTCAAACATCAGCCAGAAGCTGCTTTTGAGTTCGTCCTGGTCGGCATCAAACAGTTGCCCGTAAGCACCTGACAGCGTGTACAAGTGCAGGGCATCGCGGATGTCGGCATTCTGGCACAATGCGTGCAAGCCGGTCAGGGTGCGCTGTTCGGGTGGTGCGTCTGCCAGTGAACGTAACGCACCTTCCACTTCCTGGGTAATCGCAGGGGTCAATGTCAGGTTCTGGAGTTCCAGCATGTCGCACACATAACGCAATGCCCAGTTGCGTTCCCCTTCGCGGTCAATCTGTGCCAGCGGCTGGAAGGCCACGGCAGCATCCTCATTGCCCGGTTCATAATAGCGTCCACCGGCTGCCATCGTGGCGGCGCGTGCCGAACGGTCTTTATCGAAAATGATCACTTGGGCATTCGGATACTTCAGCCATTGCAGTTCCAGCATCGCCAACAGGGTGGACTTGCCGGAGCCAGTCGGCCCCAAAATCACGGTATGCCCCACATCGCCAACATTGAGGTTAAGGCGGAACGGGGTCGAGCCGGTGGTGCTGCACACCATGTGCGGGTTGCCTTCACCGCAGGCCGCCAGCAAGTGTGGGTTGGACACATCCCCAGCCCAGATCGAGGACACCGGCATCATGTGGGCAAGGTTGATGGTGTTGACCAGCGGGCGGCGCACATTGGCACGGATTTCACCTGGCAGGCTGCCTTTCCATGCTTCAAACGCATACATGCGTTCGTCCTTGACCACAAAGCCGCTGGCATTGAGGATTTTCTTGATCTCGTGCAGCTTGTTCATGGCCTGTTGCAAGTTCTTGTCCCACACCGTCACGGTGGTGGTGTACTGCCCGTAAGCCACCAGATCCATGCCCAGTTCCTGGGATGCGGCATCGGCATCATCGGCCTTGTTCTGGGCATCGGTGTTCAACAAACGGCTGGGTTCACCCGCAGCGGTTTCCTTGAGCATGATCCAGATGTTTTTCACCTTGCCTGTCCAGTAGCGGCGCTGGCGCAGGATGGTGGACATCGCCTCACCCTTGTCGAGGCAGATGAAGCGGTTGACCCAGCGGTATTCGATATTCAGGTAATTGAGCTTGTCGAGGACGCCGGGTGTGGTGGTGTGCGGGAAACCTGTCACTGACAGGGTGGGCATGTAGTAATCGCCCACCATCGCCACTTCCCCCGCCATGAATGGCTGGTCAGGGATATAGGCATCCAGGTACATCGGCAGGTCAGGGGCTGCTACCGGATGGGCTTGGGCTGACAGGGTGGAATGCAGGTAAGACAGCAGTTGCCCGTCATCCAGCACGCCAACACTGGGGAACACCGTGTCGAGGATGGTGGTGATTTCGGTGGTGGCACGGATGAAATAGTCCAGATCCCGCGCAAACCCGTCTTCCAGTTTGGCGTTCTTGGGGTTTTCGTAGAACAGGTCTACCAGCTTCTTTTCCAGCGGTTGCGGACGTTCCCACACGAAACTCAGGTAGTAGGAAGATTCGAAATGTTCTGCCTTTTCCTCAAAGTTGCCCTGACGTTCGCGGTCAACCAGCCAGGCGACCGCCACAGGCCAGCGTGATTGGGGGTAAACGTCCTGCTGGAAGCGTTGGGCTTCAATGAAGTATGTCCAGCCTGTGCCGAGGCGTTTCAGGGCATTATTCACCTTGGCTGTCACCACCATCATTTCCTCATCGGAGGAGGCTGCCAAATCCGGGCCACGGAAGGCGATGGTGCGCAACAGGGTGCGGTTTTTGTTGAGGATAATGCCGGGGGCTACCAGCGCACCCCATTGCAGGTGGTCGGCCAGTGCCTCATGCTGCCCAGGCTTGCGCTCAGCCATGCCTTGACGGGCGACAATGAAAAAACCAAACCCCAGCAGCAGGAAAAAGGTCAGCAGGATGGCAATTAGCAGGTAATCACTGTGCAGGAAGGTCACGGCAACTTGTCCTTTGTGTGGCGCAGGCCAGCACGGACAACTGCCATGAAATGCGGGTCAAACCGGGTCAGGCGGGCAAGCCCCCAATGCCCCAGCATGGCTACCGGGAGAATCCACAACTGGTGCATCCCGATGGTCAGGGCAGCCACGATAGTCCAGTAAATGAACCCCACCGTGCGGGGCAGGCCAGCCACCAGCACCGGCTCCACCAGTGACAGGTGGACAGGGGCTTCATAGCCTTCGGGGTGGTTGGCCTGCCGTTGGCTCATACGCTGGCACCACCGCCAAAGCCGAGGAAGGTCAGACCCCAGGTGGTTGCAGCAAACGCAATGGACAGGCCGAACACGACCCAGAGGGCTTTACGCATGATGCCGCCACCTTCGGAGAAAGCCAGGCCAAGGCCAACGAACACGATGGCGATTGTGCCGAGTACCTGTGCCACCGGGCCGGTCAGGGAGGCCAGCAGGTTCTGGAGCGGGGTTTCCCACGGCAAACCGGCACCGCCGCCACCAGCAGCAAATGCATCAGCACCCGCCAGCATCAGCAAGGCAAATAACAGGGGGGATTTCAGGCGGGATAAATGACGGGCATAGTGCGGCACTGCTCAGGCTCCTTGTGCAGGTTAATCAGGGTTTGTGTGGTGTGGGCGATTCCTGTGTGGGATGGATGCCCTATGCCCGTCCGCCCTTTATCCGGGAAAACAGATGGACGGATGGAGATTAACCTTATTTTTTGAATGACGTGAGTGTAAACCCGATGAACTGATAACAGTTGTTTATGAACGGAATGTTACATTCTTCCTCGTTGCCACGCTTCCAGATCTCTCAGGGAAATCCCCATACCCGCGATGCTGAATGGGGCAAGGTTGGCAAGGTCGGTGTGCAAGTCTGAGGTGAACTTTTCCCGGTGGCATTCCGGGACACATTTTTCTACTTGTGCCTGGATGTAAGCATTCAGGAGATCCCCATGCAGGCATTGCTGCACAATGTCCCGGATCATGTCCCTGCGGGCTTGCCGGTACTGTACACGTAGCGGGTCAATGCCCAAGGCTTCTGCGGTGGCACTGTAAAGTTTGCAGGAACGCAGGTAGGAGCTGACATACAGTTCCGCCAGGGGAATTACATCGTTCTGTTCATAGGTCACGATGACGGCAGAGGCATAGTCATCCTTGTCAATGTCATTGAACGACAGCGGGACAAGGTTATGACGCACCAGTGGAATGTTACAAGCTAGTCGTGAAGTGCGTTTGTTCACGTCGATGAAGGCTTGCAGGTAAGCAATGTGGACGAGCAGGAAGAAGCTTTGTTCAAATGGGTCGGTAATTGCTTGGGCTTTGGCAGTGATCAGCCCCATTTGCCGTGCCAGCCTCTCTTGGTTATCCATCGGGATGTAGGTGGTGGAGGAAATGCGCACTGCGTCACTGCGTATGTGTCCAGCAGCACCGGGAGCTACCAGCCCATCCGCCAGCAGGTAATGAATGGAACGGATATTGTCTGTGGTGATTTCCAGACGGTTGATACCCTCGACCAAGAAGCGGATAGCCTCCTTGTGGTTGAGCAGCATGATCCGCTCTGCATCCAGTTTGTTGTCTGCTGCAACCCCTTCCAGCAACAGTTTTTCCGTATCCGGCAACGAATAGGTGTTGCCTTCCAGACGTGAAGAGTTATACGACAAGTCGATCAGAAGGCGGTTGAAAATGCGCTGGGCATAAGTGCCAGCAGGCAGTTCGGCACTGACTTGCCTGCCCTGTTGCATGAGCAGTTGGCGTTGCCCTGCTGGCAGGTAGAATGTCTGGTTGGGTTGGTAGGCATCGAACCAGGCTGTATTGTAAGTACAGGGATCACGGGTAATCAGGGGTTGCCTGACCCGGTTGATGCATTGAAGTGTAAAATCTGAAAACAGGGGATGGTTTGCCGATGAGGGCAGTATGGTCGGAACTTGTTGTGGCAACTGGTAACGGCGTCCCCGTTTCTGGCCTGTTGCCTGTACCTGCCCCGCCTCCACCAGTTTTGCCAGCCAGCGGTTGAGTGTCCGCTCAGGTACATCCAGTCTGGTCATGAGATCAGACAATGCCACAGGTTTCCCCAGATCCTGGAGTATCTGAAGGACAGTTTTGTGATTATCGGCCATGTTATCCGCCACCTTGGCTGAAAACTCTAATATCAGCCAGTTATCAGCCAGTAGTCAAGTTATCCGCCATAATTTCTCCTTGCTATCGGGCATCCCCTGCGGGACGGGCTGTTACGGGTTCCGCTGTCGCTGCATCCCTACGGGACTTTTGCCCTCCTCATCCCTGATGCCTCCAAAACCACCGTTCGTTCCTCACGCAGGTTTTTCCGCGCTCCGCTTGGGTTTGGGTAGCCAGACCCGTGCCGGGACTGGCTGGGTGTTTGTACTTTTTGGGGCGCTGCCCCCCGCTGCTTCCATGACAGGCTGCGTGTCCGGTGGGGTTTCCCCAATCTTCCGCGCTGCGCTTGTGCAGGCCGGGTGATCCCCCTCCCCACCGTCCATCATGGATGCCGCTACCCCCGTTCTCGCCGAAGGGCATAGCCGCCAGGCGGCAGTGACCTGATTTTTTTAAGGAGGACGGAAGACATGAAAGCAGCAATGGAAGGACGACCACAAATCCCGGTTTTTGATACACCGGCTTACAAATTACTGGGCAGGGGTTCACAAGCCCTGTCGGATGCTGAATTGCTCAGCCTGTTCATGGGGGAGAACGTGGAGCTGGCACGCACCACGTTATTGTTTAACTTCCAGTCATTACGGGAATTGTTCCTTGCCGATGAGGAGGATTTTAAGGCATTAGGGGTCAGCCAGATGACCTATGTGCAATTGCGGGCAGTGCTGGAACTGTGCCAGCGGTGGCTAGGGGAAAAGTTGCAACGGGGTGAGCCGCTGAGTGACCCGGATGCCGTGCGGTTTTACCTCAGTTCACGTTTGCGTGATCTGCCATCAGAGCGGTTTTGTGTGTTGTTCATGGATAACCGTCACCGGATGATTGCGTTTGAAGAGCTGTTTAATGGCACGATTGACGGGGCAAGCGTACACCCCCGCGAAGTGGTGAAACGTTGTTTGCACCACAATGCCGCAGCGGTTATTTTTGCCCATAATCACCCTTCGGGTGTACCTGAACCCAGTCAGGCGGATGAGCGCATTACCCAGAAACTCAAAGAGGCACTGAAACTGATTGATGTGCGGGTGTTGGATCATTTTGTGGTAGGGGATTCGGTGGTGTCTTTTGCGGAACGTGGCCTGTTGTAGGCCGCTACCCTGCCCTGCTTTGTCCTGCTGCTGGAGAGTGGCGGGATTTTGGGCGGGGAAGGCTAAGGTCTCACTGCGTGAGGCCGCGTTGCGGCGGAGCTGGATGCTGCCCTGCCCGCTGGTTGGGCAACACGGTGCTGCGCCGGGGACTCCAAAACAGATGTTCGTGCCTCACAACTGTTTTTCCGCGCTACGCTTGGTGGGGGATAATTTCCATTCAGTGACTGCCGTTGCAGCAGGACAAGCCTGACCATTCGTTTACAACACTGCCCTGTTTTTGTCGGTCACAGTGGTATAGAGAGTTTCCATCACCCCAATAAACGAGTTGTCCCGCTCCCAGAATGCGGGGTAATCCCCACCTTTTTTGACCAGGACCGCCGGGGTTGCCGCTTTGCCGCTGGCATTGACCAATGGCAATGGGGCTGATCCCTGCCAGAAGGCTTTCAGGCCAGTGGCTGCCAAGGGTTGCCGGGGCGGGTCAGGATAGCGGTGGGTCTGGTATTCCAGTGCTTGCCCACCCTCCCCAAGCTGCTCCAGCAAGGCTTTGCCCAAGGGGGAGGCAGCCAGCTTTTCCTGTAGCCTGACGGGATCCATCCCGCGTAGCTGGAACAGCAGCAGCGGGTCACGGTCAAGCAACGAGGCTAGCTTGTAATAGACACCTGCCACATGTTTGCAGGGCGAGGCGTAATCGGGGCATGAACACTGGCTAATCAGGTCAGTGCTGCGTTGGGGCAACAGGTGCAGGTTTTGTTGGGCAAAAACGTTTTCAATCGCCGTGGGCATTTCATTCAGCAGCAACTGTGACAAACACGCTGCATTCTGGCTGATGGCGTCAATCAGCTTGTCCCAGTCTTGGGCGGAAAACGGTTTCAGCTTTACCTCAACCTGATAACGGGGTTCTTTGTAGACCCCAAAATACGGGTTGACGTTGCCGCGCACCGTGGCTTTGGCAACCGCGCCATGGATGGCGAACGTCAGTAGCCGGTTGGGGCCGGAATACGCCCTGCCGCGCCCCAACCGCCGGCTGTCCATGCTGATGGCAAGCACGTTGAGGAATTTCTCCCCCCACCAAGTACGGGTAAGTTTAGCCATGTTTAAGCCTCCATAATGGTGCTGCGGTTTAACTGAATGAGCTGCCGGAAAGCGGCATTGTCCATTTCGGTCAGCCAGTTCTCATCCGTGCCGATAATGCTGTTTGCCAGCGCTTGTTTGTCTTCGAGCATTTTGTCGATGCGTTCTTCCAGTGTGCCGAGTGTCACCATTTTATGGGCAAACACCGTCTTTTGCTGACCGATACGGTAAGCACGGTCAGTGGCTTGGTTTTCAACTGCCGGGTTCCACCAACGGTCAAAATGGAACACATGGTTTGCCCGTGTCAGGGTGATGCCGACACCCCCTGCTTTCAAGGACAGGATGAAAATGCCTGCCGGGGTGTCAGGGTCTTGAAAACTCCCGATCATCTGTTCGCGGCGTTGGCGGCTGGTGCCACCGTGCAGGTAGTAAACGGGGCAGGTATGTTTTTCACGCAACAATTTTTCCAGTTGGCTGCCGACTTCAGTGAATTGGGTAAAGAGCAGCAAGCTGTCGGACTCCTCCAGTGCTTCCTCGACCATTTCACTCAGGCGGGTCAGCTTGTGTGAACGGGTTTCCGTGAAGGCACTGCCGTCCTGCAAGAACTGGGCGGGATGGTTGCAAATCTGCTTGAGTTTCATCAGTGTTGACAAGATCAAGCCTTTACGCTGGATGCCCTCGGCATCCTCAAGCTGTTGCTGCACATCATCCACCACCGCCTGATACAGCGAAGCCTGTTCCTTGGTCAGGTTGCAGTAAACCTTTTGTTCAACCTTGTCGGGCAGGTCATCAATAATCGACTTGTCGGTTTTCAGGCGGCGCAAAATGAACGGCTGGATCAGGCGCTGTAATTGGCTGGAACGCTGCGTGTCGCCTTCGCGCTGGATCGGGGTTTCATACGCCCGTTTGAACTGGGTGGCATTGCCCAGATAGCCGGGGTTGAGGAAGTGGAACAACGACCACATGTCCATCAGGCGGTTTTCTATCGGTGTGCCAGTCATGGCAATGCGGTGCGGGGCATCCAGTGCATAAATGGCCTTGGCTTGGGCGGACTTGGGGTTTTTGATGTTTTGCGCTTCGTCCACCACGATACGCTGCCAGTGTTGTTGTTTGAGCAAGGCGCTGTCCTTGCGGGCGATGGTGAAGGAGGTGATCACCACGTCATGGGCGGCAGCGCCTTCCTTGAAGGGCTTGGGCTTGTCAGGGCGGTCACTGCCATGATGGATCAGGCTGCGCAGTGATGGGGCAAACTTTTCCATTTCCTTTTGCCAGTTGCTCAACACCGAGGTTGGCGCAATCAGCAAGGTAGGCGGCAAGCTTGCCTGCTGTTCGGGGGTTAGCCGGTTGCGTTCGTGCAGCAATAGCGCGATGACCTGAATCGTTTTACCCAGACCCATGTCGTCCGCCAAACAAGGGTTAAGCCCCAAGGATTCCTGTGCCACCAGCCATGACAAGCCCTGTTTTTGGTAAGCCCTTAACTGACCTTGCAAACCGGCGGGGTTATCCAGCAGTTCAATGCCACGTTGCTGTTGCAGCCGCCCCAGCAGGTCGTCCAATACCTCATCAAAGACAAATTCGGTGGTATGGTCATCGGCTTCAGCGATCTGTTTGAGTAGGTCACTGATCGTGGCTGCACCACGATCCTGTTCCTGTTGTTGCCACAAGGCCAACAGTTGTTCCATCTGGGCGCTGTCCAACTCCATCCATTCACCCCGGAACTGCACCAACGGGGTTTTGGCATTCACCAGTGCTTGCCATTCCTGCGCAGTGACGGTTTCGCCACCGACGGACAGTTCGTACTGGTATTGCACCAGCGAAGGCAGGGAAAAGTAACCCGTACCGCTGTCCTTTTCTTGTGCCGGTGCTGACTTGCCGGAAGCCTTGATGCGGATACGTGCCCGTTTGCGGCCTTGCGGTGTCCACCAGCTTGGCAAGGCAATCTTGAACCCGGCAGACTCCAGCACGGCGGCATCGTTTTTCAGGAACTCGTAGGCGGTCTGCAAATCAAGGCTCAGGCCAGTGGGCTGGGGGGATTCCATGCCTTGCCACAGTAAGGGGCACATCCGCGCTGCGTGTCCCATGCTGACCAGCAGGTTACGCTCGAACTGTTGGCCGAAATGTTGCTGCCATTGTTTTTGTTGGGTGCTGGATAAGGCCCACCACTCGGACAGTTCCATTTTCAGGGAAGGGTCATGACTGGACTCGACAAAGAAACCCAGCCACCACGCTGCATTCGCACTGTTGTCGGCTGGATGTAAACGCAAGCCCAGCACAAAACCGGCATCCTGTGTTTGACCCACGATACCGCGTTGCCAAGCGTACCATTGCTGCCATTGTTCAGCCGTCAGGCCGCTATCAGCACCCACCATTTTGCGGATGCCGCTGACGGTATAGCCTGCCGCGTCCAGTAACCAGCTATCCCCCAGTTGTTGCAGTACCTGTTTGGTGATGCTGGTGCTTGCTACCAGCTCCTCCAGTTGCTGTTCGGAAAAATGCCGGAGTAATGTTAACGCTTCCCAACCGGACGGTTGGTTGGGGGGTGTTGTCTGTGTGGGGGCTTGGCTACTGACTGTTGTGCAAAT is a window of Thiothrix subterranea DNA encoding:
- a CDS encoding Fic family protein → MALSDLMTRLDVPERTLNRWLAKLVEAGQVQATGQKRGRRYQLPQQVPTILPSSANHPLFSDFTLQCINRVRQPLITRDPCTYNTAWFDAYQPNQTFYLPAGQRQLLMQQGRQVSAELPAGTYAQRIFNRLLIDLSYNSSRLEGNTYSLPDTEKLLLEGVAADNKLDAERIMLLNHKEAIRFLVEGINRLEITTDNIRSIHYLLADGLVAPGAAGHIRSDAVRISSTTYIPMDNQERLARQMGLITAKAQAITDPFEQSFFLLVHIAYLQAFIDVNKRTSRLACNIPLVRHNLVPLSFNDIDKDDYASAVIVTYEQNDVIPLAELYVSSYLRSCKLYSATAEALGIDPLRVQYRQARRDMIRDIVQQCLHGDLLNAYIQAQVEKCVPECHREKFTSDLHTDLANLAPFSIAGMGISLRDLEAWQRGRM
- the radC gene encoding RadC family protein; amino-acid sequence: MPVFDTPAYKLLGRGSQALSDAELLSLFMGENVELARTTLLFNFQSLRELFLADEEDFKALGVSQMTYVQLRAVLELCQRWLGEKLQRGEPLSDPDAVRFYLSSRLRDLPSERFCVLFMDNRHRMIAFEELFNGTIDGASVHPREVVKRCLHHNAAAVIFAHNHPSGVPEPSQADERITQKLKEALKLIDVRVLDHFVVGDSVVSFAERGLL
- a CDS encoding SWIM zinc finger family protein; this encodes MAKLTRTWWGEKFLNVLAISMDSRRLGRGRAYSGPNRLLTFAIHGAVAKATVRGNVNPYFGVYKEPRYQVEVKLKPFSAQDWDKLIDAISQNAACLSQLLLNEMPTAIENVFAQQNLHLLPQRSTDLISQCSCPDYASPCKHVAGVYYKLASLLDRDPLLLFQLRGMDPVRLQEKLAASPLGKALLEQLGEGGQALEYQTHRYPDPPRQPLAATGLKAFWQGSAPLPLVNASGKAATPAVLVKKGGDYPAFWERDNSFIGVMETLYTTVTDKNRAVL
- a CDS encoding DEAD/DEAH box helicase, producing MDVCHGAWVPASDSDFNNRGQFIFWVETPSQPGRKIKEGIHPNHLAKDAALGDFLISALALNKATLLALQPKPATFHATLPTHAGQPLPSMEMAQLTGEYPPDEYTWQTWVINSKAIGKPLLFLRELQFIASTKQPGFRLGSDLLFWMQYAQQLRNVIRQHQFLPVMKCHQPSGKKARLNIDTGWSPVGSLYERGLQDFAAAMPGICTTVSSQAPTQTTPPNQPSGWEALTLLRHFSEQQLEELVASTSITKQVLQQLGDSWLLDAAGYTVSGIRKMVGADSGLTAEQWQQWYAWQRGIVGQTQDAGFVLGLRLHPADNSANAAWWLGFFVESSHDPSLKMELSEWWALSSTQQKQWQQHFGQQFERNLLVSMGHAARMCPLLWQGMESPQPTGLSLDLQTAYEFLKNDAAVLESAGFKIALPSWWTPQGRKRARIRIKASGKSAPAQEKDSGTGYFSLPSLVQYQYELSVGGETVTAQEWQALVNAKTPLVQFRGEWMELDSAQMEQLLALWQQQEQDRGAATISDLLKQIAEADDHTTEFVFDEVLDDLLGRLQQQRGIELLDNPAGLQGQLRAYQKQGLSWLVAQESLGLNPCLADDMGLGKTIQVIALLLHERNRLTPEQQASLPPTLLIAPTSVLSNWQKEMEKFAPSLRSLIHHGSDRPDKPKPFKEGAAAHDVVITSFTIARKDSALLKQQHWQRIVVDEAQNIKNPKSAQAKAIYALDAPHRIAMTGTPIENRLMDMWSLFHFLNPGYLGNATQFKRAYETPIQREGDTQRSSQLQRLIQPFILRRLKTDKSIIDDLPDKVEQKVYCNLTKEQASLYQAVVDDVQQQLEDAEGIQRKGLILSTLMKLKQICNHPAQFLQDGSAFTETRSHKLTRLSEMVEEALEESDSLLLFTQFTEVGSQLEKLLREKHTCPVYYLHGGTSRQRREQMIGSFQDPDTPAGIFILSLKAGGVGITLTRANHVFHFDRWWNPAVENQATDRAYRIGQQKTVFAHKMVTLGTLEERIDKMLEDKQALANSIIGTDENWLTEMDNAAFRQLIQLNRSTIMEA